Proteins encoded together in one Raphanus sativus cultivar WK10039 unplaced genomic scaffold, ASM80110v3 Scaffold1979, whole genome shotgun sequence window:
- the LOC108840060 gene encoding heavy metal-associated isoprenylated plant protein 23 codes for MGVGGTLEYISELIGSGGSHSYGKRKKKKQFQTVELKVRMDCDGCVLKVKNSLSSLKGVKSVEINKKQQKVTVSGYAEPSKVLKKAKATGKKAEIWPYVPYNLVAQPYIAQAYDKKAPPGYVRKVDPYATTGTMAVYNDDPSYTSMFSDDNPNACSIM; via the exons ATGGGAGTTGGAGGAACATTAGAGTATATATCTGAGCTAATAGGAAGTGGAGGAAGTCATAGCTATggcaagaggaagaagaagaagcagttTCAGACAGTGGAGCTCAAAGTGAGAATGGATTGTGATGGTTGTGTCCTCAAAGTCAAGaactctctttcttctctaaAAG GAGTTAAATCGGTGGAGATAAACAAGAAGCAGCAAAAGGTGACGGTGAGTGGTTACGCGGAACCGAGCAAGGTGCTGAAGAAGGCCAAAGCGACGGGGAAGAAGGCTGAGATATGGCCTTACGTTCCCTACAACTTGGTGGCTCAGCCCTACATAGCTCAGGCTTACGACAAGAAGGCGCCGCCTGGTTACGTCAGAAAAGTCGACCCATACGCCACCACGGGGACGATGGCTGTTTACAACGATGACCCTTCTTACACTTCTATGTTTAGTGATGATAATCCTAATGCTTGCTCCATTATGTAA